GGTTGCATGGGACGCATTGTGACGGAGCTTAATGTGATGCATTGTTCTATCTGTCAAATGGACATACGCAACCGCAGCGATGAAGCATACTTAGCCTGGTTGAAAGAGGTGCGTAGGGTGGCACATGGGATGGAGGATATGGTGGATCAGTACTTGTATCTAGTTGGTCAGGAACATGACACAACAGGGTGCTTCTTTTACCTGAAGAAAGGGTTCAAAAAACCAAAATCTATGTTTTCTTTGAGCACCATAGCATCCAAGGTGAAGGAAATAGAGAGAGACCTGACACACCTATCTCAAACAAAAGACCGATGGGTTCCCATGACGAACAGTGGGGACTCCAGGTACATTGTCCAGATGTCCCAAGAACTGGCAAGCAATTCACTTTCTCTTGGTGAAGAAGGTCTTGTTGGCAATGAAGATAACAAGCAAAAACTTGTACAGTGGTTGGAAGATGATGAATTGGCACGGTCTATAATAGTTCTGCATGGCATGGGAGGGCTCGGGAAAACCGTCCTCGCAGCAACTGTCTATAAGAAAGAGCGAGAGAAATATAATTGCCATGCATGGGTCTCCATCTCACAAACTTACACCAAAGAGGATGTTCTTAGGAGATTGATCATTGATCTTATGGGCAAAGAGAATGTTCCTGCTGCGTTCGCCACCATGGATTTCGCAGCCATTCAAGAGACACTGAAGAGGCACTTGGAACAGAAGAAATATCTCATTATATTTGATGATGTTTGGACTCCAGAAGCATACACTGATCTATTTGGAGCACTCACTGAAAATCGCAATGGGAGCAGAATAATAATCACGACACGAAATTCTGATGTAGCTCACCTTGCTACTCCAAATAGGATACTCGTATTGGAGCCCTTGTCAAAGGATGAGTCATGGGTACTCTTTTGTAAGAAGGCTTTTCCAAATCATAAATGTCCTCCAGAATTGAAGACTTTGTCAGAACAGATATTGTGGAAGTGTGAAGGCTTACCTCTTGCGATTGTCTCTGTTGGCAGTCTCTTGTTTGTGCGTGACAAGACTATGGATGAATGGAGGCGGATAAATAATCAGCTCAGCTGGGAGCTAATTAATAATCCGATGCTTGATCATGTAAGGAATATTTTGCATCTGAGCTTCATCTACCTTCCACCATATTTGAAGAGCTGTTTCCTATTCTGCAGCTTATTTCCAGAGGACTATCTTCTCAAAAGGAAAAGCTTGATCCGACTGTTGGTAACAGAAGGGTTCATTGTAGAGAGGGGTGGAAGTTGCACAATGGAGGAAGTGGCCGAAGGCTATTTAAATGAGTTGGTTCAGAGAAACATGCTACAGCTTATTGAGAGAAACTCACTTGGTAGGATAAAGCTCCTTAGAATGCATGATGTTGTACGTGAGCTGGCGATAGATTTGTGTCACAGAGAATGCTTTGGTGTTACATCTGAGGATTACAGAGGTGGGAGATTAGTCAACGGCATCAGCGGTGGACGTCGGCTAGTAGTCCACAAACTCAGTAATACGACTAATGAGTTGATTTCAAGCATGCACCACCTTCGATCTGTTATTGTATTGGACAACATGATGCAGATGTCACAACCACAATCCATGCTACTACTAGCTTCAGTGTTATGCAATTCTAGATATATCACTGTACTAGAATTAAATGGGTTACCTATTGAGCAGCTTCCAGATGCAATTGGGGATTTGTTCAATCTACGTCACTTGTCATTGCGTAACTCAAGGGTAAAGTTCCTCCCCAGGTCCATCGAGAATCTTGTCAACTTGATGATACTGGATCTATTTAATTCTGACATACAGAAGTTGCCTCGAGGGATTGCCAAACTCAAGAAGCTTAGGCACTTGTATGCTGAGAAAATTTGTGGTCTCTTCGAGAGAAAATTCCCGAGTCGTATCGCCCTGCGTTTCCCCAAGGATGGTTTATGCAATCTCACAAATCTACAGACACTGGTGGCAGTAGGAGCTGATGATTGCACTATGCATCTGTGGAAGCTTACGCAGATGAGGACCATTCGGTTATGGGATGTGAAGGGGGTCCAGTGCGAACAGCTCTGCGCATCACTGGCTGAGATGCAATTCCTGTCCAGTTTAGCCATTCATGCAGTTGATGAACATCAGGTTCTCCAGTTAGACGGCCTTAATCCACCGCCTTCTCAGCTCCAGAAGATTTGTATTCTTGGACGATTGGCCGCAGGGACAATAGAGCACTCCCCCCTCTTCCAATTAAACTTGACGGAACTGTCTCTTCATTGGACACAGTTGACAGAAAGTCCTGTGCCTTCCATTACTACAATGTCAAACTTTACAGTGTTTTGGCTTAACAGAGCATTCAATGGAGAGGAATTGACTTTTCTCCCTGGATGGTTTCCAAAGTTGAAGACCCTCTACTTGCAGGACCTGCCTAACCTCAAGAGTCTAGTGTTGCATGAAGGCACCATGGTGAACCTGGAAACCTTTTGGTTAGCACAACTTGATAGGTTGACTGAGGTCCCACTTGGCATTGAGTTTCTCGTACCCCTCAAAGACCTATTCTTTAGGGAAATCACTGATGAGTTCTTTACATCATTGTGTGAATGCCCCAGAATGTATGGAATGCGCTGGCAGTATACCTTGCAACAATGATCGCTCGCCAACTCACTGCTCCAGCAATACATATGTATATGTCACTCAACTCCTTGTAATACATGTGTGCATGCATCATACTAGCTATTCATCAGTACATACATATGTATCTATGAATAACTGTTTTCTCTCTAGATGCGACAAACAAAAAAGATAAGCTCATAATTGATCATGTTTGAAAAATCATCTAACAGCAATAACACTAGCCTCCCGTGCTAATGTACGTTTGTTTTTGGGTCGTCTTCTTTCGTTTGTGGTACATCTTCCCTTCACTTCTTTTGCTTGGAGTTTGGAAGCGCTAATTCCGTCTGATGTATGTATTTTCTCCCTCCCTTGATTTGGATTCAATTTTAACATGTTCTTGTCTTTTCACTAGGGCAGTGCTAGGAGGATTGATTCGATCCAAGGAAGATGAAGACAATCGGTATATGTATGTTGCTGTTGCGGCTGCTGTCTTGTGCAACGTGGTTCCTGCAGGTGCAGGTTAATAAGATTCTGACTGTGGCTGGTTTCCATGATCCTTAAGTCCTCTATATATATTCTGTACTAGTaccccctctgtaaactaatataagatcattCAGATAACTAGTCATCTAAAATTGATGTATGTTTGGGTTTGAGACATTCGAGTGTTTGCTCTTGGTTTGTAATAGTATTAATGCTGCTATATTGCTGACCGTGCGGTCGCTAGTCGGGTTGCTATTAGCTTGTTATAGGCTTGAATTCcaatgaaaaaaaaaacatgtgCTTGTTCTAAAATTGATGTATGTTTGAGCTCAAGAGATTTGACTGTTTGCTCTTAGTTTGTAACAATATAAATACTGCTAGATTGCTGACCATGTGGTGGCTAGTCAGGTTGCTATTAACTTCGTTATAGGCTTGAATTTCAATGAAACAAATA
Above is a window of Triticum aestivum cultivar Chinese Spring chromosome 6B, IWGSC CS RefSeq v2.1, whole genome shotgun sequence DNA encoding:
- the LOC123135450 gene encoding disease resistance protein RPM1, translated to MAETILLLAIEKIGIALANGAAKQANAKFAKYRTQLKELEGCMGRIVTELNVMHCSICQMDIRNRSDEAYLAWLKEVRRVAHGMEDMVDQYLYLVGQEHDTTGCFFYLKKGFKKPKSMFSLSTIASKVKEIERDLTHLSQTKDRWVPMTNSGDSRYIVQMSQELASNSLSLGEEGLVGNEDNKQKLVQWLEDDELARSIIVLHGMGGLGKTVLAATVYKKEREKYNCHAWVSISQTYTKEDVLRRLIIDLMGKENVPAAFATMDFAAIQETLKRHLEQKKYLIIFDDVWTPEAYTDLFGALTENRNGSRIIITTRNSDVAHLATPNRILVLEPLSKDESWVLFCKKAFPNHKCPPELKTLSEQILWKCEGLPLAIVSVGSLLFVRDKTMDEWRRINNQLSWELINNPMLDHVRNILHLSFIYLPPYLKSCFLFCSLFPEDYLLKRKSLIRLLVTEGFIVERGGSCTMEEVAEGYLNELVQRNMLQLIERNSLGRIKLLRMHDVVRELAIDLCHRECFGVTSEDYRGGRLVNGISGGRRLVVHKLSNTTNELISSMHHLRSVIVLDNMMQMSQPQSMLLLASVLCNSRYITVLELNGLPIEQLPDAIGDLFNLRHLSLRNSRVKFLPRSIENLVNLMILDLFNSDIQKLPRGIAKLKKLRHLYAEKICGLFERKFPSRIALRFPKDGLCNLTNLQTLVAVGADDCTMHLWKLTQMRTIRLWDVKGVQCEQLCASLAEMQFLSSLAIHAVDEHQVLQLDGLNPPPSQLQKICILGRLAAGTIEHSPLFQLNLTELSLHWTQLTESPVPSITTMSNFTVFWLNRAFNGEELTFLPGWFPKLKTLYLQDLPNLKSLVLHEGTMVNLETFWLAQLDRLTEVPLGIEFLVPLKDLFFREITDEFFTSLCECPRMYGMRWQYTLQQ